The sequence below is a genomic window from Flavobacterium sediminilitoris.
ATGATGTCAACAGTTAGTGATACTTTGTTTCGAGATTTTGGAAAAGTATGTGCTGAAATTATGCAACTAGAAAAAAAAATAGTAAGAGAAACCAAAAACCATTTCAATGAGGATTAGTTATACAATTCCACAAAAATGGAATGATTTAACCGAATGGCAACTCAAGCGCATAGGAAAACTTACGCTTTCAAAAGAAAAGATGCCGCATCGATTATTTATTTCGATGCTCATTTCTATTCTATTAATGCCTAAGCGATCTCTTAAAGGTTATATAAAATCTTTTTATCTTTTTACTCAGGTTCCTCTTTTAGTTCTGGAGGAATACTGCGGTTTCATTTTTGAAGAAGAAGAATATTTAACCAAGTTTCCAGAAAAATTTAAAATAGGTAAAACTTACGTTTATGGTCCAGGAAAAAGATTATCAAATATCACCATTAATGAGATGTCTTATGCCGATACCTTTTTTTATAATTGGATCAACGGAAAAAAAGATGTAGATCTACATCGATTGGCAGCGGTTCTATATCGTGAAAAATCTCCTTCACCTTCTCCAGAAGATATTAGAGCTCCTTTTAATAAGTTATTGTTGCCTGTAAATGCAGATCTTACCGATAAAATTCCGTTAGCCGATAAGTTAATTATAGCACTAGCTTATCAAGGCTGTAGGCAACTGTTTAGTAAGAGGCATCCTATTATTTTTCCAAAACCTCCAGATGAAGAGAAAACTCCTGAAGCTGCAAAAAAAAATAAAAAAGCATATCAGCCATTTGAGAAGATAATACATGCAATGGCAATGGATGAAATACAGGTGTTTGGAAATTTGCAACAAACCGAACAGGCAAATGCTGCACAATTTTTCAAAATATATGAAGAAAGCATCATTCGACAAAGAGAGCGTGAACGTTTAGCTAAAAAGAAATAACATGGATAGAATTTTATCATACACTAAAGTAGATGACTACTTTAAATCATTAGCAAATAAGCATTTAGATATAAATGATTATATTGGAACTTCAACTACAGAATTAGATAGTCGAATGAGTTCTGTCGATGGTATCGCTTCTCCGTTCTTATGCCTTTTTAATTACCAAGGTAAGCTATCTGGAAATATGCAGCGCACATTTAATGACAGAACTTTGTCTTTTTCTATTTGCTTTACTGGGATAGAAGCTGAAGATTTTCCAGCACAAAAAGCGGCCATAAATGCAGCTGAAGTAATAGGCCTAGAAATCCTGTCTAGGATAAATGTAGAAAGTAAGAATCCTGCAATAGGATGGCTTTATGACAACTTTCAAAAAGACACGGTTCATTATAGTGAAATAGAACTGGATAAAGCTGAAGGATTCTTTGGAATGGAATTTCACTTCGATTTAAAAAATTCAGAACCACTTGTGGTTACTCCAGATAAATGGTCAGATGGTGATCAGTTCTGCACGGTATAATTAAAACCATTCTTCGGAGTGGTTTTTTTTATACTTTTGTTAAAACACAAAATTCAAAAAAACATGAAAAAATTTATTTTACTAGTCCTAGTTGTTTTTTCTTCAGGAGTTTTTGCTCAAGAATTAATATTAAATTCTGAAACCAAAATTTATGAATATGAATATATTAAAGAAAGTTCCGAAACGATTGAATTCTTAACAAGCTCTTTTGAATCAAAACTTAACGATCTTAACTATAAGGATGTTATTTTTTCAACTGATAAAATTACTTCTCAAAGCTTTTTTACTAAGTTGATTATGGGAACTCCTATGGAAATTAGATATAATTTAACTATTGATTTTAAAGAAGGAAAATATAAAGTTCTTTTTAATAAATTTATAATTGAAGACAAACGATTTGGAAGTGTGCCTCTAGAAGATATAAAATCAGCTAAAAAGAAATGGATAAAAACTATTAATGAAAAACTTCCTGATTTAATAGCTGCCTTAGAAAGCAAAGCTAAAGATTGGTAAAATATAGCGTTACTTTAGTGTTACTTTTTTTTGGGGTGAACGCACCATTGTATTATAAAAAAATATATCTTTGTTTTGACTTACCGTTTATTAGGATTTCCTATTGAACATTTTTTTTTAAATAAAAGCAAGCCCTTGCAATGGTTATCCTAGTTGAAAGATTAGGAATGCGTTCCTAGAACGGTAAGTCAAACCTAAAGCAAGGGTCTGCTTTATAATTTTTTTTGTTATGACTTACACAAAAGAGAATCCATTAACAGTGGAACAGGCTATCCAGCCTATTGTAGAATGTGGTGTTAATTTTCGCAATCAAAGAATGTTCCTTCATGAGATGTTTACATCCTGTGTGGCTAATGCTGCAAATGATGAAGTCGAAAACTTTACAGCCAAAAGGCTGACACCTTTTTATCTAGCAATGTGCAATTTGCTGGAAAATCTAGACAGTATCGATGATGTGCATTCCGATAATATACAGCATTGTATGTTTCCCAAACTTAATACTTAATGCCATGCCAGATATAATCAATTACAAGGAAGAAGTGAAACGCTTAATCTGTGATAGCTACGAACCAGCAGACATGGTCAGTGTGGAATTTAAATACACTACAAAAGAAATAGTGTGTAATTTAAAAAAGGTACTTCCAGATAATGCAGTAGATGAACATCTCATCTATGAAGCTCTACAGGAGTTAAATTTTGAACCCAAAGAAGAATCCCCACTAGAATTTTATTGGTACTTTAAACGTAAAAATCACTCATGATTTCTTTTTAAATTTTGGACAGGAAAGCGAGAAACTTTGTACACTTCTCGCTTTTTTTATACCTAACTGTTAAAATTTATTGCAGTTCATCGAATTTCCTTAAAAAACTTTTTTAATGATAGTAAATTTACTATCTTTGAAGAGTCAAATAATAACAACGTTCTTATGAAATACAATGAGTTTTTTAAGTTAGCCAAGCGCAACGGTTGGCAACTTCTCCGACAGGGTAAAGGAAGTCACGAAATTTGGGAAAAGGAAAATAAAACAGTAGTAATTCCAAATCACGGGTCAAAAGAAATGCCTACAGGATTAGAAAAAAGTTTAAAAAAAGAAATGGGTTTATAACCCATTTCTTAAAACAAATTAAAAAAATGAAAGAAATAAAAATTATAATCGAAAAAAGTTCAGATTCATTTGGTGCTTAT
It includes:
- a CDS encoding type II toxin-antitoxin system HicA family toxin, encoding MKYNEFFKLAKRNGWQLLRQGKGSHEIWEKENKTVVIPNHGSKEMPTGLEKSLKKEMGL